From Haliotis asinina isolate JCU_RB_2024 chromosome 8, JCU_Hal_asi_v2, whole genome shotgun sequence, a single genomic window includes:
- the LOC137294641 gene encoding putative deoxyribonuclease TATDN3, with amino-acid sequence MDTQNFDCYVDVHSHLTDEVFTEDIEQVISEAKKVGVAASVVVAENEDQYDQVLSLADRFPDFVLPCLGVHPVQGDPAKERRSANMQDIGNTEAFIDKHHGRLGAVGEVGLDFTPRFCGEEGDKEMQKLVLARQVEISQKYDLPLNVHSRSAGRPTIALLKELGATKVLLHAFDGKPSVAMEGVKAGFYFSVPPSVTRTDDREKFVRQIPIEHLLLETDSPALAPVKQTRNSPSNIVLSCEYIAKVKKMDPSDVRKITTQNAVKLFPKLASFLVKKL; translated from the exons ATGGATACCCAAAACTTTGACTGTTATGTTGATGTACATAGTCATCTCACAGATGAAGTATTTACAGAG GACATTGAACAAGTTATATCAGAAGCAAAAAAG GTTGGAGTGGCAGCATCTGTAGTTGTTGCAGAGAATGAAGACCAGTATGACCAAGTCCTTAGTCTTGCAGACAG ATTTCCAGACTTTGTGCTACCATGTCTTGGAGTCCACCCTGTTCAG GGAGATCCAGCCAAGGAAAGACGAAGTGCCAATATGCAG GACATTGGCAATACAGAGGCTTTCATCGACAAACATCATGGCAGACTGGGCGCAGTCGGGGAG GTGGGGCTTGACTTTACTCCCCGATTCTGTGGAGAGGAGGGAGATAAAGAGATGCAGAAGCTGGTTTTGGCCAGACAG GTGGAAATTTCTCAGAAATATGATCTCCCTTT aaATGTGCACTCCAGATCAGCAGGCAGACCGACTATAGCACTTCTCAAGGAATTAG GTGCCACGAAGGTTTTGCTGCATGCGTTTGATGGGAAGCCGTCAGTGGCCATGGAGGGGGTTAAAGCTGGCTTCTACTTCTCTGTACCCCCCTCTGTCACTAGGACAGATGAT AGAGAGAAGTTTGTGCGACAGATTCCCATAGAGCACCTTCTCCTTGAGACAGATTCCCCTGCCCTGGCCCCAGTCAAACAG ACACGCAACAGCCCGTCCAATATAGTCTTGTCCTGTGAGTATATCGCTAAAGTAAAGAAGATGGACCCATCTGATGTGAGGAAGATTACAACACAGAATGCTGTTAAGCTTTTTCCAAAACTTGCAAGTTTCCTTgtaaaaaaactgtaa
- the LOC137294639 gene encoding uncharacterized protein has protein sequence MLSRMRTSRRARFKMAEFAENVKIECRSKRTVSSIVTAINEHIENIVSGNHEASEEDKERCRLRFREIYETAIQQNILIDGEECSLADTHNETSEFEPIDVDKRNYINNELVPNFDSAIVRVARKRKFHPRFCEEETYEIVNKQAFYLAKVEVTNKGRQPFALKEDTTLLAEPTLKVELKSASTQLDAVTKTVTSSVEKAEKLHTAVGILQQPSKADRVIYDSGCNITSNSLNTPLNTRLNGATASSAVLSDASSSRQHQDYVVEM, from the exons ATGTTGTCGCGCATGCGCACATCTAGGCGCGCACGATTTAAAATGGCCGAATTTGccgaaaatgtgaaaatcgaaTGCAGAAGTAAGCGCACGGTCTCCTCTATCGTCACCGCAATAAACGAGCACATTGAAAATATCGTATCAGGAAACCATGAAGCTTCTGAAGAAGACAAGGAACGATGCAGATTGCGGTTTCGAGAG ATTTATGAAACGGCTATTCAACAGAACATCCTTATAGATGGAGAAGAGTGCTCGCTTGCTGATACCCACAATGAAACATCAG aatttGAACCTATTGATGTGGATAAAAGAAATTACATCAATAATGAGTTGGTACCCAACTTTGACAGCGCTATTGTCCGTGTAGCAAGGAAACGGAAGTTCCACCCTCGATTTTGTGAAGAGGAAACATATGAAATAGTCAATAAGCAAGCCTTTTACTTG GCTAAGGTTGAGGTGACAAATAAAGGAAGACAACCCTTTGCTCTCAAAGAAGATACCACACTGCTTGCAGAACCCACACTTAAGGTTGAACTGAAGAGTGCTTCAACGCAGCTAGATGCAGTTACTAAG ACTGTGACCTCATCTGTAGAGAAGGCGGAGAAACTTCACACCGCTGTGGGCATCCTCCAACAGCCATCCAAAGCGGACAGAGTCATTTATGACAGTGGATGCAACATTACTAGCAACAGTCTTAACACTCCTTTGAACACAAGACTCAATGGAGCAACAGCTTCTAGTGCTGTATTGTCAGATGCATCAAGTTCAAGGCAACATCAAGACTATGTAGTAGAGATGTAG